A part of Candidatus Binatia bacterium genomic DNA contains:
- a CDS encoding sigma-70 family RNA polymerase sigma factor: MQETPDASDETLLAQWLAGDEEAFERLFRRLHPPLVRHLARMLDDAAGAEDVVLETFVRLHEHRDRVRPGEPLRPFVWTIARNLARNRIRAQRLWGWLPLASLDAEPPTTSRTGVDPGLERRVRAAFASLPTAQREVCSLRLLGELPLEEIAQVTGVSLGTVKSRLHHGLRRLREALRDLEPGKE; this comes from the coding sequence ATGCAGGAGACGCCGGACGCCAGCGACGAAACCCTGCTCGCCCAGTGGCTCGCCGGCGACGAGGAGGCGTTCGAGCGGCTGTTCCGCCGTCTGCACCCGCCGCTCGTGCGGCATCTCGCGCGCATGCTCGACGACGCTGCCGGGGCGGAAGACGTCGTGCTCGAGACCTTCGTGCGGCTGCACGAGCACCGCGACCGCGTGCGTCCGGGCGAGCCGCTGCGGCCGTTCGTCTGGACGATCGCGCGCAACCTCGCCCGCAACCGGATCCGGGCGCAGCGGCTGTGGGGCTGGCTGCCGCTCGCGTCGCTCGACGCCGAGCCGCCCACGACGTCGCGGACGGGCGTCGACCCCGGCCTCGAGCGCCGCGTGCGGGCGGCGTTCGCGAGCCTGCCGACGGCGCAGCGCGAGGTCTGCTCGCTGCGCCTGCTCGGCGAGCTGCCGCTCGAGGAGATCGCGCAGGTGACGGGCGTCTCGCTCGGCACCGTCAAGTCGAGACTGCACCACGGGCTGCGTCGCTTGCGCGAGGCGCTGCGCGACCTGGAGCCTGGAAAGGAGTGA
- a CDS encoding DUF2855 family protein — protein sequence MDFLVDRQDLRRCRFVSSPPPRVEPGSGQALLRVEAFGFTANNVTYGVVGDMIGYWKFFPAEEGWGRIPVWGIGVVEDPGTSGLTRGERIYGYLPMSTHLVVIPTQVSERGFVDATPHRQELPPLYNQYTRLSGDPSYDPRYEDRMMLLWPLFATGFLLDDFFADNGFFGARSVVLASASSKTALSCAWNLKRRGACRVVGLTSPANVAFVERVGCYDQVLAYGSIAKLPKDEPIVLVDMAGNAEVITAVHRHLGDGVKYSSQVGVTHWEKLGGVPEDLPGAKPELFFAPGQIEKRNREWGPGGLQTRMAEAWRTFLGETEGWLRIIHKRGPEAVEAVYRDGVEGRIKPDEGLILSLHETQPAARSVG from the coding sequence ATGGACTTTCTCGTCGACCGCCAGGATCTTCGTCGCTGCCGCTTCGTGTCGTCGCCGCCGCCGCGCGTCGAGCCCGGCTCCGGGCAGGCGTTGCTGCGCGTCGAGGCGTTCGGCTTCACCGCGAACAACGTCACCTACGGCGTGGTCGGCGACATGATCGGCTACTGGAAGTTCTTCCCGGCCGAGGAAGGCTGGGGTCGCATCCCCGTCTGGGGAATCGGGGTCGTGGAAGACCCCGGCACGAGCGGCCTCACGCGCGGCGAGCGCATCTACGGCTACCTGCCGATGTCGACGCACCTCGTGGTGATCCCGACGCAGGTGAGCGAGCGCGGCTTCGTCGACGCGACGCCGCACCGCCAGGAGCTGCCGCCGCTCTACAACCAGTACACGCGTCTGTCGGGCGACCCGAGCTACGACCCGCGCTACGAGGACCGCATGATGCTCCTCTGGCCGCTGTTCGCGACGGGCTTCCTGCTCGACGACTTCTTCGCGGACAACGGCTTCTTCGGCGCGCGCTCGGTGGTGCTCGCGAGCGCGTCGAGCAAGACGGCGCTGTCGTGCGCCTGGAATCTGAAGCGGCGCGGCGCGTGTCGCGTGGTCGGGCTGACGTCGCCTGCGAACGTCGCGTTCGTCGAGCGGGTCGGCTGCTACGACCAGGTGCTCGCCTACGGCTCGATCGCGAAGCTGCCGAAGGACGAGCCGATCGTGCTCGTCGACATGGCGGGCAACGCCGAGGTCATCACCGCGGTGCACCGGCACCTCGGCGACGGCGTCAAGTACAGCTCGCAGGTCGGCGTCACGCACTGGGAGAAGCTCGGCGGCGTCCCCGAGGACCTGCCCGGCGCGAAGCCCGAGCTCTTCTTCGCGCCCGGTCAGATCGAGAAGCGCAACCGCGAGTGGGGGCCGGGCGGTCTGCAGACGCGCATGGCAGAAGCGTGGCGCACCTTCCTCGGCGAGACCGAGGGCTGGCTGCGGATCATCCACAAGCGCGGCCCCGAGGCGGTCGAGGCCGTGTACCGCGACGGGGTGGAAGGCCGGATCAAGCCGGACGAGGGCTTGATCCTGTCGCTGCACGAGACGCAGCCCGCCGCCCGAAGCGTCGGGTGA
- a CDS encoding GFA family protein has translation MELTGRCYCGAVRYKATGDPVMKGQCHCRECQYISGGHPNVVVGMLESGFSYVQGTPKQFKRSDLSDPVTREFCGECGTHLLTRSPRLAGVCLIKVGTLDDPSVFDSPQMVIFLKDKQKFHHVPEGVPTFDTVPG, from the coding sequence ATGGAGCTCACGGGAAGGTGTTACTGCGGCGCCGTCCGCTACAAGGCGACCGGCGATCCGGTGATGAAGGGGCAGTGCCACTGCCGCGAGTGCCAGTACATCTCGGGCGGGCATCCGAACGTCGTCGTCGGCATGCTCGAGTCGGGCTTCTCGTACGTGCAGGGCACGCCGAAGCAGTTCAAGCGCAGCGATCTGTCCGATCCGGTGACGCGCGAGTTCTGCGGTGAGTGCGGGACGCACCTGCTCACCCGGTCGCCCAGGCTCGCGGGCGTCTGCCTGATCAAGGTCGGCACGCTCGACGATCCGAGCGTGTTCGACTCCCCGCAGATGGTGATCTTCCTCAAGGACAAGCAGAAGTTTCACCACGTGCCGGAGGGCGTGCCGACGTTCGACACCGTTCCGGGGTGA
- a CDS encoding DUF1214 domain-containing protein — protein MSDSEIQTESRKAFRELLASLAEIERRWASAEWNLMGPADVADAHRALMHLIGGGITTFFEADHTRPRFQRIVTPTLKFSGDNADAIYHDADVHPDFQYVVRGRMDGAVYVSLTVECDTRDGSMASRTAGVINDTQFDVDSDGRFEIRLGGPPQERNWLPLEEHATRITTRHYYENERPAAADPTRNAALEIEVIEPKTPPPPSPNDASIARAIRRVERFVRSRTLEQLPMAKREQPAFVSIVPNQFPTPVRPDTFGLAAFDAHYSMAPFFLGPDDALVMTGRWPRCRCANVSLWNRFLQTLDYANRPVSRNRAQTKLRSDGSFEIVLAHRDPGHPNWLDTEGKALGLVFWRFFLAEEEPETPQAQVVPFAEVATAGRR, from the coding sequence ATGAGCGACAGCGAGATCCAGACCGAGAGCCGCAAGGCGTTTCGCGAGCTGCTCGCGAGCCTCGCCGAGATCGAGCGTCGCTGGGCGAGCGCCGAGTGGAACCTGATGGGCCCCGCGGACGTCGCCGACGCGCACCGCGCGCTCATGCACCTGATCGGCGGCGGCATCACGACCTTCTTCGAGGCCGATCACACGCGCCCGCGCTTCCAGCGCATCGTCACCCCGACGCTCAAGTTCTCGGGCGACAACGCGGACGCGATCTACCACGACGCCGACGTCCATCCGGACTTCCAGTACGTCGTGCGTGGACGGATGGACGGTGCGGTCTACGTCTCGCTCACCGTCGAGTGCGACACGCGCGACGGCAGCATGGCGAGCCGCACCGCGGGCGTGATCAACGACACGCAGTTCGACGTCGACTCGGACGGCCGCTTCGAGATCCGCCTCGGCGGGCCGCCGCAGGAGCGCAACTGGCTCCCGCTCGAGGAGCACGCGACGCGCATCACGACGCGCCACTACTACGAGAACGAGCGTCCGGCCGCGGCGGATCCGACGCGCAACGCGGCGCTCGAGATCGAGGTGATCGAGCCGAAGACGCCGCCGCCGCCGTCACCGAACGACGCGTCGATCGCGCGCGCGATCCGTCGCGTCGAGCGCTTCGTGCGCTCACGCACGCTCGAGCAGCTCCCGATGGCGAAGCGCGAGCAGCCGGCGTTCGTCTCGATCGTGCCCAACCAGTTCCCGACGCCGGTGCGCCCCGACACCTTCGGGCTCGCCGCGTTCGACGCGCACTACTCGATGGCGCCCTTTTTCCTCGGCCCCGACGACGCGCTGGTCATGACCGGACGCTGGCCGCGGTGCCGCTGCGCGAACGTGTCGCTGTGGAACCGCTTTCTGCAGACGCTCGACTACGCGAATCGTCCGGTGTCGCGGAATCGCGCGCAGACGAAGCTGCGTTCCGACGGCAGCTTCGAGATCGTGCTCGCGCACCGCGACCCCGGCCACCCGAACTGGCTCGACACCGAGGGTAAGGCGCTCGGGCTCGTGTTCTGGCGCTTCTTCCTCGCCGAGGAGGAGCCGGAGACGCCGCAGGCGCAGGTCGTGCCGTTCGCGGAGGTCGCGACGGCGGGCCGGCGCTGA
- a CDS encoding sulfotransferase, with amino-acid sequence MSQPGATLRPMTERYRRPDWVRRMNAMADAVGGDARRIVPIDADDLLQQAEASLGFAPRGDFGDPTWRERFTRLARATDASDMHVVGRLMTREELLRGLRTRFLLTRELDVNPSITDQPIEAPIVVTGPARSGTTILFELLWLDPDLRAPVAWQALHPLPRAQSKQDEERRLRATECEQELWADVQPEFAAIHELRSDLPVECVTLTLPCFCGPHWAMIAQLEGFEIDSVAMYDFHRRALQVMQHGLPKRTWLLKTPGHLATLELLFAIYPDAWVVQTHRDPAKTMPSTVSTTAMVQWMRTDRVDVTSLAAAIEAVFTWALNHSVELRTTARGTVPDRFVDVHFDALMRDPVGTLEQAYARMGRPFTSAHAERIRAYLREKPKGKFGTHRYAPEDWGFTAESLRRNLAPYIEHFGVALEN; translated from the coding sequence ATGAGCCAGCCTGGCGCGACGCTGCGACCGATGACCGAGCGCTACCGGCGTCCGGACTGGGTGCGGCGGATGAACGCCATGGCGGACGCGGTCGGCGGCGACGCGCGCCGCATCGTGCCGATCGACGCGGACGACCTGCTACAGCAAGCGGAAGCGTCGCTCGGCTTCGCTCCGCGCGGCGACTTCGGCGACCCGACCTGGCGCGAGCGCTTCACGCGCCTCGCGCGCGCGACCGACGCCTCCGACATGCACGTCGTCGGCCGCCTGATGACGCGCGAGGAGCTGCTGCGCGGGCTGCGCACGCGCTTTCTCCTGACCCGCGAGCTCGACGTCAATCCAAGCATCACGGACCAGCCCATCGAGGCGCCGATCGTCGTCACGGGCCCCGCACGCTCGGGCACGACGATTCTCTTCGAGCTGCTGTGGCTCGATCCCGACCTGCGCGCGCCCGTCGCCTGGCAGGCGCTGCACCCGCTGCCGCGCGCGCAAAGCAAGCAGGACGAAGAGCGGCGGCTGCGCGCGACCGAATGCGAGCAGGAGCTGTGGGCCGACGTGCAGCCGGAGTTCGCCGCGATCCACGAGCTGCGCTCGGATCTCCCGGTCGAGTGCGTGACCCTCACCCTGCCCTGCTTCTGCGGTCCGCACTGGGCGATGATCGCGCAGCTCGAGGGCTTCGAGATCGACAGCGTCGCGATGTACGACTTCCACCGCCGCGCGCTGCAGGTGATGCAGCACGGGCTGCCGAAGCGCACCTGGCTGCTGAAGACGCCGGGCCACCTCGCGACCCTCGAGCTGCTGTTCGCGATCTACCCGGACGCGTGGGTCGTGCAGACGCACCGCGACCCGGCGAAGACCATGCCGTCGACGGTCAGCACGACCGCGATGGTGCAGTGGATGCGCACCGACCGCGTCGACGTCACCTCGCTCGCCGCCGCGATCGAAGCCGTCTTCACCTGGGCCCTGAACCACAGCGTCGAGCTGCGCACGACCGCACGCGGCACCGTGCCGGATCGCTTCGTCGACGTGCACTTCGACGCGCTGATGCGCGACCCTGTCGGCACGCTCGAGCAAGCCTACGCGCGCATGGGACGTCCGTTCACGAGCGCGCACGCAGAGCGCATCCGCGCCTACCTGCGCGAGAAGCCGAAGGGCAAGTTCGGCACGCACCGCTACGCGCCCGAGGACTGGGGCTTCACCGCCGAATCGCTGCGCCGCAACCTCGCGCCGTACATCGAGCACTTCGGCGTCGCGCTGGAGAACTGA